Proteins found in one Channa argus isolate prfri chromosome 7, Channa argus male v1.0, whole genome shotgun sequence genomic segment:
- the cyp11c1 gene encoding cytochrome P450 11C1 isoform X1 produces MSAPVNVCVRTQGTCGSRNLLSCVTLGRALCMTAAETVVEEKSEGRKEVRKRGVDGRVRSFKEIPHTGKSGWVNLVKFWKEDRFGQLHKHMERTFNALGPIYRENVGTQSSVNIIMPPDIGELFRSEGLHPERMTLQPWATHRETRQHSKGVFLKSGEEWRADRLLLNKEVMMSASVKRFLPLLDEVARDFCRVLRVRVEREGRGEEGKRSLTIDPSPDLFRFALEASCHVIYGERIGLFSSSPSLESQKFIWAVERMLATTPPLLYLPHRLLVLIGAPLWIQHATAWDHIFSHAEARIQKGYQRLSTSQGQGSKAGIAGDQYNGVLGQLLKKGQLSLDLIKANITELMAGAVDTTAVPLQFALFELGRNPEVQERVRQQVRASWAQAGGDPQRALQGAPLLRGTMKEILRLYPVGITVQRRPIKDIVLQNYHVPAGTLVQVCLYPMGRSAEVFKDPQRFDPERWVREKGQPVVGSGFRSMAFGFGARQCVGRRIAENVIQLQLMHTLLSFHLSVPSSDDIKTIYTLILQPETPPRITFSNL; encoded by the exons ATGTCCGCACCAGTGAACGTATGTGTCAGAACACAGGGCACCTGTGGATCCAGAAATCTGCTTTCTTGTGTCACACTAGGGAGAGCCCTATGTATGACTGCAGCAGAGACTGTGGTAGAGGAGAAGTCAGAGGGGAGAAAAGAGGTTAGAAAGAGGGGTGTGGATGGACGAGTGCGGAGCTTTAAGGAGATCCCTCACACAGGGAAGAGTGGCTGGGTCAACCTGGTGAAGTTCTGGAAAGAAGATCGTTTCGGGCAACTTCACAAACACATGGAGCGAACCTTCAATGCCCTTGGCCCCATCTACAG ggagAATGTGGGCACCCAAAGCAGTGTGAACATCATCATGCCACCCGATATTGGTGAGCTGTTTCGCTCAGAAGGTCTGCACCCTGAACGGATGACACTGCAGCCCTGGGCAACTCACAGAGAGACACGCCAGCACAGCAAGGGAGTCTTCCTCAA GAGCGGTGAGGAGTGGCGAGCTGACCGTCTACTGCTCAACAAGGAGGTGATGATGAGCGCATCTGTCAAGCGATTCTTGCCTCTCCTTGATGAGGTGGCGAGGGATTTCTGTCGAGTGCTGCGGGTGAGAGTGGAGAGGGAGGGCAGAGGCGAGGAGGGGAAGCGCAGTCTGACCATCGATCCCAGTCCTGACCTCTTCCGCTTTGCACTggaag CCAGTTGCCATGTGATATATGGGGAACGTATCGGCCTCTTCTCCTCATCTCCTTCCCTGGAGTCTCAGAAGTTCATCTGGGCTGTGGAGCGCATGCTGGCAACAACTCCTCCTCTCCTTTACCTGCCCCATCGCCTGCTGGTCCTTATTGGCGCACCCCTGTGGATCCAGCACGCCACTGCATGGGACCACATCTTCAGTCACG CTGAGGCGAGGATCCAGAAGGGGTACCAACGCCTGTCGACCTCCCAGGGTCAAGGATCTAAGGCTGGCATAGCTGGAGACCAGTACAATGGGGTTCTGGGCCAACTCCTGAAGAAAGGACAGCTATCTTTGGACCTCATCAAAGCCAATATCACTGAGCTGATGGCTGGAGCGGTCgacacg ACAGCGGTGCCCCTGCAGTTTGCTCTGTTTGAATTGGGACGAAACCCAGAGGTGCAGGAGAGGGTGAGGCAGCAGGTGAGAGCGTCATGGGCACAGGCTGGCGGTGACCCTCAAAGAGCCCTCCAGGGGGCGCCACTACTGAGAGGCACAATGAAAGAGATTCTCAG GTTATACCCAGTGGGAATCACAGTACAACGACGTCCAATCAAAGATATTGTTCTTCAGAATTACCACGTACCAGCTGGG ACTCTGGTCCAGGTCTGTCTTTACCCCATGGGAAGGAGTGCAGAGGTGTTTAAGGATCCACAGCGTTTTGACCCTGAGCGGTGGGTCAGAGAGAAGGGCCAACCAGTAGTAGGGTCGGGGTTTCGCTCCATGGCATTTGGGTTTGGGGCGAGGCAGTGTGTCGGAAGGAGGATTGCTGAGAATGTAATACAGCTCCAGCTCATGCAT ACTCTACTGAGCTTCCATCTTAGTGTGCCATCTTCAGACGACATTAAAACCATATATACCCTCATTCTCCAGCCTGAGACTCCACCAAGAATCACTTTCAGCAACCTCTGA
- the cyp11c1 gene encoding cytochrome P450 11C1 isoform X2, giving the protein MSAPVNVCVRTQGTCGSRNLLSCVTLGRALCMTAAETVVEEKSEGRKEVRKRGVDGRVRSFKEIPHTGKSGWVNLVKFWKEDRFGQLHKHMERTFNALGPIYRENVGTQSSVNIIMPPDIGELFRSEGLHPERMTLQPWATHRETRQHSKGVFLKSGEEWRADRLLLNKEVMMSASVKRFLPLLDEVARDFCRVLRVRVEREGRGEEGKRSLTIDPSPDLFRFALEASCHVIYGERIGLFSSSPSLESQKFIWAVERMLATTPPLLYLPHRLLVLIGAPLWIQHATAWDHIFSHAEARIQKGYQRLSTSQGQGSKAGIAGDQYNGVLGQLLKKGQLSLDLIKANITELMAGAVDTTAVPLQFALFELGRNPEVQERVRQQVRASWAQAGGDPQRALQGAPLLRGTMKEILRLY; this is encoded by the exons ATGTCCGCACCAGTGAACGTATGTGTCAGAACACAGGGCACCTGTGGATCCAGAAATCTGCTTTCTTGTGTCACACTAGGGAGAGCCCTATGTATGACTGCAGCAGAGACTGTGGTAGAGGAGAAGTCAGAGGGGAGAAAAGAGGTTAGAAAGAGGGGTGTGGATGGACGAGTGCGGAGCTTTAAGGAGATCCCTCACACAGGGAAGAGTGGCTGGGTCAACCTGGTGAAGTTCTGGAAAGAAGATCGTTTCGGGCAACTTCACAAACACATGGAGCGAACCTTCAATGCCCTTGGCCCCATCTACAG ggagAATGTGGGCACCCAAAGCAGTGTGAACATCATCATGCCACCCGATATTGGTGAGCTGTTTCGCTCAGAAGGTCTGCACCCTGAACGGATGACACTGCAGCCCTGGGCAACTCACAGAGAGACACGCCAGCACAGCAAGGGAGTCTTCCTCAA GAGCGGTGAGGAGTGGCGAGCTGACCGTCTACTGCTCAACAAGGAGGTGATGATGAGCGCATCTGTCAAGCGATTCTTGCCTCTCCTTGATGAGGTGGCGAGGGATTTCTGTCGAGTGCTGCGGGTGAGAGTGGAGAGGGAGGGCAGAGGCGAGGAGGGGAAGCGCAGTCTGACCATCGATCCCAGTCCTGACCTCTTCCGCTTTGCACTggaag CCAGTTGCCATGTGATATATGGGGAACGTATCGGCCTCTTCTCCTCATCTCCTTCCCTGGAGTCTCAGAAGTTCATCTGGGCTGTGGAGCGCATGCTGGCAACAACTCCTCCTCTCCTTTACCTGCCCCATCGCCTGCTGGTCCTTATTGGCGCACCCCTGTGGATCCAGCACGCCACTGCATGGGACCACATCTTCAGTCACG CTGAGGCGAGGATCCAGAAGGGGTACCAACGCCTGTCGACCTCCCAGGGTCAAGGATCTAAGGCTGGCATAGCTGGAGACCAGTACAATGGGGTTCTGGGCCAACTCCTGAAGAAAGGACAGCTATCTTTGGACCTCATCAAAGCCAATATCACTGAGCTGATGGCTGGAGCGGTCgacacg ACAGCGGTGCCCCTGCAGTTTGCTCTGTTTGAATTGGGACGAAACCCAGAGGTGCAGGAGAGGGTGAGGCAGCAGGTGAGAGCGTCATGGGCACAGGCTGGCGGTGACCCTCAAAGAGCCCTCCAGGGGGCGCCACTACTGAGAGGCACAATGAAAGAGATTCTCAG ACTCTACTGA
- the clk2b gene encoding dual specificity protein kinase CLK2b isoform X1, which yields MGKTDLCSLYKGFLRCICLCLSRSSDEAAGDNGRDAQNGHLIYESGDILEDRCKYMPRMNWQPQYNCSIFNFTSICLVVEILDTLGEGTFGKVVQCLDHGRGGSQIALKIIKNLEKYREAAKLEISVLLKLSEKDPHNKHHCVQMLDWFSYYGHVCISFELLSLSTFDFLKANNFVPYPLNQIRHMAHQICHAVRFLHDNKLTHTDLKPENILFVNSDYSLIYNDEKKCSERRINDTTVRLVDFGSATFDHEHHSTVISTRHYRAPEVILELGWSHPCDVWSIGCILFEYYKGFTLFQTHDSKEHLAMMERIQGPVPQRMIQRTSKQKYFHRGHLDWNECTKAGRHVRTKCKPLKKNLLSNGIEHHHFFDLLERMLEYEPSKRISPPSAMCHPFFLPLIHPGRSHIWRNSCDLSI from the exons ATGGGAAAGACAGATCTGTGTTCTCTGTATAAGGGTTTTCTTAGGTGTATTTGCCTCTGCTTGTCT CGAAGCAGCGATGAAGCTGCAGGCGACAACGGGAGAGACGCGCAAAATGGTCACCTGATCTACGAAAGTGGGGATATCCTGGAAGACAGATGTAAATATATGCCCAGGATGAATTGGCAGCCTCAATATAATTGCTCCATATTTAATTTCACCTCCATCTGTCTTGTAGTTGAGATACTTGACACTTTAGGTGAGGGCACTTTTGGGAAGGTGGTACAATGCCTGGATCACGGCAG AGGAGGAAGTCAAATTGCTTTGAAGATTATTAAGAAtctggagaaatacagagaagcaGCCAAACTTGAAATCAGTGTGCTGCTGAAGCTCAGTGAGAAAGATCCACACAACAAGCA TCACTGTGTTCAGATGCTCGACTGGTTCAGCTACTACGGCCACGTGTGCATCTCGTTCGAGCTGCTGTCCCTAAGCACCTTTGACTTTTTGAAGGCAAACAACTTTGTGCCTTATCCTCTTAACCAGATCCGACACATGGCCCACCAGATCTGCCACGCTGTCAGAT TTCTTCATGACAACAAACTGACTCACACGGACCTGAAGCCTGAGAACATCCTCTTTGTCAACTCAGACTACTCCCTCATATACAACGATGAGAAG AAATGCAGCGAGAGGAGAATAAATGACACCACAGTGCGGCTCGTTGACTTTGGAAGCGCCACCTTTGACCATGAACACCACTCAACTGTCATTTCTACACGTCACTACCGAGCTCCAGAGGTCATTCTGG AGCTGGGTTGGAGTCATCCCTGTGATGTCTGGAGTATTGGCTGCATCTTGTTTGAATACTACAAAGGCTTCACACTGTTCCAG ACCCACGACAGTAAGGAGCATCTTGCTATGATGGAGCGAATACAGGGACCAGTTCCTCAGAGAATGATCCAAAGGACCAG cAAGCAGAAATATTTCCACCGTGGGCATTTAGACTGGAACGAGTGCACTAAGGCTGGACGCCATGTGAGAACCAAGTGCAAACCATTAAAG aaaaatCTGCTGTCAAATGGGATAGAACATCACCACTTTTTTGATCTTTTGGAGAGGATGTTGGAGTATGAGCCCTCAAAACGCATCTCTCCTCCATCTGCAATGTGCCACCCCTTCTTCTTGCCCCTCATTCACCCAGGCAGGAGTCACATCTGGAGGAACAGCTGTGATTTGAGCATATGA
- the clk2b gene encoding dual specificity protein kinase CLK2b isoform X2: MGKTDLCSLYKGFLRCICLCLSRSSDEAAGDNGRDAQNGHLIYESGDILEDRFEILDTLGEGTFGKVVQCLDHGRGGSQIALKIIKNLEKYREAAKLEISVLLKLSEKDPHNKHHCVQMLDWFSYYGHVCISFELLSLSTFDFLKANNFVPYPLNQIRHMAHQICHAVRFLHDNKLTHTDLKPENILFVNSDYSLIYNDEKKCSERRINDTTVRLVDFGSATFDHEHHSTVISTRHYRAPEVILELGWSHPCDVWSIGCILFEYYKGFTLFQTHDSKEHLAMMERIQGPVPQRMIQRTSKQKYFHRGHLDWNECTKAGRHVRTKCKPLKKNLLSNGIEHHHFFDLLERMLEYEPSKRISPPSAMCHPFFLPLIHPGRSHIWRNSCDLSI, encoded by the exons ATGGGAAAGACAGATCTGTGTTCTCTGTATAAGGGTTTTCTTAGGTGTATTTGCCTCTGCTTGTCT CGAAGCAGCGATGAAGCTGCAGGCGACAACGGGAGAGACGCGCAAAATGGTCACCTGATCTACGAAAGTGGGGATATCCTGGAAGACAGAT TTGAGATACTTGACACTTTAGGTGAGGGCACTTTTGGGAAGGTGGTACAATGCCTGGATCACGGCAG AGGAGGAAGTCAAATTGCTTTGAAGATTATTAAGAAtctggagaaatacagagaagcaGCCAAACTTGAAATCAGTGTGCTGCTGAAGCTCAGTGAGAAAGATCCACACAACAAGCA TCACTGTGTTCAGATGCTCGACTGGTTCAGCTACTACGGCCACGTGTGCATCTCGTTCGAGCTGCTGTCCCTAAGCACCTTTGACTTTTTGAAGGCAAACAACTTTGTGCCTTATCCTCTTAACCAGATCCGACACATGGCCCACCAGATCTGCCACGCTGTCAGAT TTCTTCATGACAACAAACTGACTCACACGGACCTGAAGCCTGAGAACATCCTCTTTGTCAACTCAGACTACTCCCTCATATACAACGATGAGAAG AAATGCAGCGAGAGGAGAATAAATGACACCACAGTGCGGCTCGTTGACTTTGGAAGCGCCACCTTTGACCATGAACACCACTCAACTGTCATTTCTACACGTCACTACCGAGCTCCAGAGGTCATTCTGG AGCTGGGTTGGAGTCATCCCTGTGATGTCTGGAGTATTGGCTGCATCTTGTTTGAATACTACAAAGGCTTCACACTGTTCCAG ACCCACGACAGTAAGGAGCATCTTGCTATGATGGAGCGAATACAGGGACCAGTTCCTCAGAGAATGATCCAAAGGACCAG cAAGCAGAAATATTTCCACCGTGGGCATTTAGACTGGAACGAGTGCACTAAGGCTGGACGCCATGTGAGAACCAAGTGCAAACCATTAAAG aaaaatCTGCTGTCAAATGGGATAGAACATCACCACTTTTTTGATCTTTTGGAGAGGATGTTGGAGTATGAGCCCTCAAAACGCATCTCTCCTCCATCTGCAATGTGCCACCCCTTCTTCTTGCCCCTCATTCACCCAGGCAGGAGTCACATCTGGAGGAACAGCTGTGATTTGAGCATATGA